A segment of the Pirellulales bacterium genome:
GATCGCTTGAAGCGCACGATCGACAGCTCGGGCAGCATGCGGGCGATCGATTCGTTCGAGGCTCAGGCCTTGAACCTGTTAACTAGTTCCGACGCACAGCAGGCCTTTGACATCAGCCAGGAAGATCCGCACATCCGCGATCGATACGGCCGCAACGCATGGGGGCAGCAATGCCTGATGGCGCGGCGCCTGGTCGAGGCGGGGGTCGAATTGATCACCACGACGTTCGACGGCCCGTTGTGCGGCCGCGTGGCAAACTGGGACGATCACGCGGTAAATCATCACGTCTTCGACGCGCTGGCGTTCCGGTTGCCGGTTTTCGATCAGGCGGTCACCGCCCTGATCGAGGACATTTACGAGCGCGGGCTCCATGAACGGGTAATGGTGGTCGTGACCGGAGAGTTTGGCCGCACGCCGAGGATCTCTTACGTGGCCAGCAGCGGCGGAGGCGTCGCTAGCGCCGCGCAAGGCGTCGTGCAGCCGGGCCGCGATCACTGGCCGGCCGCTAATAGCATGCTGTTCGCTGGTGGGAATATCCGCACGGGGCAGGTCATCGGTGCGACCGACCGCCGCGGCGAGGAGGTGATCGAACGTCGCTTCGGGGTTCACGACTTCCTGGCCACGCTCTACCGGCATTTGGGCATCGACGCCGCACGCGTCGCGATTCCGAATTTTTCCGGCCGCCCGATACCCATTCTGGGCGAGGGGGAACCGATCCGCGAGCTTGTGGCGAGCGCCTAAAGCAGCGGGCGTTAAAAGCGGCAGCCGAACCCGATATTGTTGAAGAAGCTCGCGGTCTGTTCGTTCAAGCCGAATCCAAAGCGACCACCCAGCTCGAAGTTCGGCGTCAGTAGCACATGTCCGCCAAAACTGATGTATTGCTGACTGATCGATGAATCGCGGTTCGAAGTGACGATGCCGAAGTACTCGGCATGCACGGCCCAACGGTCGTTCAGGGGGATTTTCAGAACCGTCGACGGTGCCCACTGGTTGAAGTCGTCGGTCAGGTTGTTATTCAGGCCGTAGCGCAGCGACGTGTTCAATTGCCAACGGTTGGGAAACGTCCAGCCAAAGACTTCGGCCATTACCAGACGTGAAAAGCTCGACGGTCCCGACGTCGGCGTATATCCCTCGATGATCACTGAGCTTTCGGGGATCCAGCCCGACTGCTGCGTCGTTTCGTACTTGATTCCGTAGAGAACTTTCGATTCTTTTTCGCTTCCGAAATCTTCATCCCCTAGGTCGCTGCCGGCGACGGCCCCTGTCGGCCCGCCAGATTCGTAGTTCCAGCCAAGCCGGATCTCGAAGCGATCCGTAATTCCGGTGCGGATCAGCAACTCGGGCACGCTGTTGGCGTCTGGCACCGAGCGATTGGCGATGAATGAGTACGACGATTCGACCATCAGCCGCCCGCGCCCGACGCTACTGGTGGCGGGGGTGAAAGAATCGCGGTCGGTCTCCATCTCCATGCCGGGTGGATTGAATTCGGTGGGGCGCGCCAGGATGTCCTGCGCACTGGCAGCGAACGGGGTTGCGCTAGCTGCGCAAACCGTGGCCAGAATCAGGAATCGGGCGAGCCGTATCACAGCATGTCCTTTAGGCCAACTCAGAAACAAATTGCTTCGACATCAGGGGATTCTTCGGCCGGATCGACGTGTGGCTCGGCAATGACTTCGGCATGTCGGTGTAACCGGCGAGCAGAGCGTAGCTACGATGCTAGCGCGGCCGCAAAGTTTACCAACGTTCTCTCGGTTTAAGCCGGGAGTCAGGCTGGTCGAATTTCTTCCGTCCAGATTCCAGCCGGATAACCGGTACCGCCGATACTGCCGTTACAACCCGAATGATCGTCACGCCGGCGGCCAGCCGTTTTCCCGCAACGAAGCTCGCCGCCGGCCGGTGTTCGTAACGTCAGCAGATTCCTGCGCACCCGCGCCCGAGACCCACGGAGGCGGCTTAGCTATGCCCTCGTTCATGCGCCGTATGCCTGCGATATTCGTCGCGGGTTTTTGCAGTTTCATTCTCGCCGGTGCTGCGACTGCCAGCCAAGACTTCGCAGGTGAAATTCCGCCCGAACCGGCAGCAGTCGCCGACGTGATCGAAGACGGCGTTATCATGCCGCCGAACGAGGACGACAACGCTTGGCAGGACGGCGCGGTCGAATCCGAACCCATCGGCGTTGGCACGTTTTCTGGCGCCGGTGAAGCACTCGAATATGACGGCTGCACGATCGGGGACGGCTGTGCAACTCCCCGATGCCCCAAACGGTGCCAATGTGCGAAGTGCCAAATCAAGGCAGGGGGCGATCCCTATAACCGTTTGATCCCTCAATCGGGACCGATCCGCGTGCGCGGCTGGGTCGACGGTGGTATTCTCGGAAACACCTCGAATCCCGACAGCCATTTCAATGGCCCCTATAACGCTACCGAAGTCGATAATGGCCAGCTCAATCAGCTCTACTTGATTGCGGACCGGCCGATGGCCGCCGACGGCTCGTGGACTTACGGCGGTCGCTTTGACCTGCTCTACGGCGGCGATTACAACCTGGCCCAATCAACCGGCTTGGAAGTCAGTCCCAACGGCACGCCACGATGGAACTCAAACGAGTTCGACGGACTGGCCCTGCCGCAGGCTTACGCCGAGATCGGCACGAAGAACACCTCGATCAAAGGTGGCCACTTCTACACGGTCGTTGGCTACGAAGGTGTGCAGTCACCGACCAACTTCTTTTACTCGCACGCTTACAGCTACATGTTCGCCGGCCCCTTTACAAACTGGGGCGGCATGTTGAACGCTGTTCGCGGCAATTGGCAGTTGCAGGCCGGCATCGTCAACGGCTGGAACAACCTCGTCCAGCAGCAGAATCACGGCAACTTCCTCGGCAATCTTCGCTACTCGGGCAAGGCGTGGTGGAGCTCGCTGGCTGTCATCACCGGAGATGAATTCAGCAATCCCGGCAATTTGCCCAACGTCACGAACGCCTATACGAACCGTACACGTTACAGCTTCATTGTTGATCTACAGCCGACGAGCCGACTGGAATACGTCTTTCATCAATGGCTCGGCAGCCAGGCCCAGGGCGCCCCGGGGGGCGGCACCGCTCTGTGGTACGGCATCGACCAATACCTCTATTACAAGCTGGCCGACAAATGGCGGATAGGGACCCGCATCGAATGGTTCCGCGATCAGAGCGGCACCCGCGTCGGCCTGACCGAGCAGTCGAACCCCAACAAGGTTCCGCTACCCGGCAATTTCGCTTCGTGGACTTGGGGTGTGAACTGGACCCCCATGAACAACGTCATGCTGCGTCCCGAAATTCGCTGGGATAGCTATCGCGGTCCGGCTAAGCCCTTCGACGATGGGCTACGCACCTATCAGTTCCTGGTCGGCATGGACGCGATCCTGCAGTTCTAGCCGGCAGGCCTCGAAGGCCCGGTCTGCGGCGGCGAATTCTTACTAAATCGGCCGGTCGCGAAGCAGTTTCCGATCCCACGCGCGAAGACCTTCTGTAGACGATTGCGCCGGCGGCGATTACAACGGAATGGTGTCCGGGCAAATGCCCCGCCCACGGTGCAGCAGCCCGTGGCAGCCCGCGATCCGCATCCCGCCGCCTTCGAGGATCTCTTACGGCCATGAAGAAATTCTTCCTGCTCTCGACCGTTTGCTCGTGCCTGTGCCTGCTCGCGGCGTCCCATGCAGATGCCGCGGGTTATGCCTACGAGCGGCAGCAAGACGTCATCTATGGGCGCAAGTTCGGCATGGCTCTCACGATGGACGTGTTCACGCCAAAAGAGTCGAACGGTGCGGCAGTGGTACTGGTGATGAGCGGCGGCTGGGTTTCGAGCAAAGATCAGATCCAGCCGATTTTTGTCTTCGATTTGATGAAGCGGGGCTACACGGTCTTCGCCGTGGTACACGGCAGCCAGCCGAAGTTCACGATACCAGAATGCGTGGCCGACCTGCATCGCGCAGTGCGTTACATTCGCACCAAGGCCGATGACTTTCAAATCGATCCGAATCGCATCGGCATTAGCGGCGCGTCGGCCGGTGGGCACCTGTCGTTGATGATGGGGTGCGCCGGAGAGACCGGCAATCCGAAGGCGAAGGATCCCGTCGATCGCGCGTCGAGCCGGGTGCAAGCCGTGGCCTGCTTCTTCCCGCCAACGGATTTCTTGAACTATGGCAAGCTTGGAGAAAAGGTGCTGGGCATCGAGCCGAATCACCAGTTCAAAGCTCCGTTCGATTTTCACGAGCAAGAGGCAGGCACCAAGCTATTCAAGCCGGTCGACATGGAAACGCGCGAACGGATCGTCAAGGAAATCTCGCCCATCTATTACGTGACCAAGGATGATCCGCCGGTACTTATCATTCATGGTGACGCCGACGAGCTTGTGCCGCTGCAGCAGTCTGAACTGATGGTGGCAAAGCTGAAGGAGACGGGCGTGCCGGTCGAGCTAGTCGTCAAGAAAGGGGGCGGCCACGGCTGGCCCACGATCCTGGCAGACTTCGTCACGCTGGGCGAGTGGTTCGATAAGTATCTGAAGGCGCCTGTCGCGGCCGAGGCACAAGCTGCGAAGTGAGAGCCAGTAAGAGGGCGCTCCCGCCAGTGCCGCGGCTTGCTCACATCGATTCCTCTCCCCCGTGAGAGATAAGTTCGGAGAGGGGGTAGCGCGACGGGCACGCCTGGATTTCGTGCGCGATATCTGGGCCAGGGGTGCTTGGCTGGGCGCGGGCCGTTTCTTTACTTCGCCCTCACCCTGCCCTCCCCAAGAGGGCCCAGAAGGAGAGGGGTTTCGAGGGTAGCAGTGTTCTCAAACGGCCGATCTATTTTGCCGTGGCAATTTTTACTTCGCCGCCGTCGACTAATTCGGTGAGGTCGCCTTCGATGACCTGGTCTTTGGTGTCGAAATCGACCCATGCACCGGCGTGCTGCTTTTTCAGAACTTCGACCAAGTCGCCGGCTCGCAAGCCGATCTGCAGCGGGGTCCGCACCGACTTGCCGTCGATATACAAGAAGCAGCATTGCTGGTTGCCATTCTCGACGATTGTCGATTGCGGCAGCGACATGGTTTTTGGTCGTTCGATCATCACCGTGCCATAGGCGTACATGCCCGGCAGCAAGCGGGCGTCGGGATTGTGTAAATCAATTTCCGCTCGCAGCGTACGGCTTTTCATATTCAATGCCCACGAGCTTCGCGTGACCGTCGCCGGGATATCGTCGTTTTGAAAGGCCGCGATGCGCACCGAGGCCTTGCTTAGCGGGCGTGGGTCGCCGGCCTTTTTGTCGACTTCGCTGACGATGTAATTCGCCTCGGACTCGGGCACGTCGACGTAAATGCGAACTACGTCCGTGCGAGCAAGAACGTAGATCGGTGTGCCACGAGCGGCCGATTGATCGATCGTACGGCCCGACGCCGATGGATCGCCCGTGGCCGGCAACACAAAATCCCCTGTGTTTGCGTTGCGCAACACAACAATGCTCGGATAGGGGGCGATCAGCTTCGTATAGCTGTACAGCGCGGCAACCCGTTCGGCATCGGCTTTGGCGACCGAGAGCCGTGCGTCCGCCACTTCGACATCGACCTTCGACTTCTCTAGATCCGCCGCACGGGCCACGTCGATCGCTTCGGCCGTTTGCACTGCCGCATCAGCGGCATCCTTCGAGGCGACACTCGATTCGAACTGGCGGCGCGATTCTCCCAGAATCTGCTGATCGAGCACGCGTTCGTCAACCATTTTGACTTGCCGCCCGACTTCCGAATCCCATCGTTTGACAAGCGCTTCGAACTTGCCGACGTCAGCCCGCGTTTCGAGAATCTTGGCGTCGGCCGCTTTCAGATTGCCAGCCGCCACGTCGACCAGTCGTTTCGCCTGGGCGACCAGAGCCGTATCCATCGTGACCTGCGCCTTTTTCAGGTTCCATTCCTGTTCCAGCTCGGGAATGTAGAGCGTTGCCAGCAGGTCCCCTTCCTTGACGCGATCGCCGATATCGGAATTCCACTTCTGGATGTAGGCCGGCAGCTTGGCATAGATCGCCGTTTGCTCGTAGGAAT
Coding sequences within it:
- a CDS encoding DUF1501 domain-containing protein, whose product is MQRREFLRFGLTGLGSLSLPGLMRLRASSAVAEKQPRTAVILVWLRGGCSHLETYDPKPEASSDFRGPFGTIETTVPGLRLGELLPRHAAIADRFTILRSMAHTGGGHPAGSLQLLTGDPSPQDKPKPEFPDFLTVANYLRFDPTRKIPNFVGVNGISSYDGFVIAGSAYLGARYEPFRVTGDPSHPDFAVPNIGLRSAEDATNLRNRVGLRESFDRLKRTIDSSGSMRAIDSFEAQALNLLTSSDAQQAFDISQEDPHIRDRYGRNAWGQQCLMARRLVEAGVELITTTFDGPLCGRVANWDDHAVNHHVFDALAFRLPVFDQAVTALIEDIYERGLHERVMVVVTGEFGRTPRISYVASSGGGVASAAQGVVQPGRDHWPAANSMLFAGGNIRTGQVIGATDRRGEEVIERRFGVHDFLATLYRHLGIDAARVAIPNFSGRPIPILGEGEPIRELVASA
- a CDS encoding transporter; the protein is MIRLARFLILATVCAASATPFAASAQDILARPTEFNPPGMEMETDRDSFTPATSSVGRGRLMVESSYSFIANRSVPDANSVPELLIRTGITDRFEIRLGWNYESGGPTGAVAGSDLGDEDFGSEKESKVLYGIKYETTQQSGWIPESSVIIEGYTPTSGPSSFSRLVMAEVFGWTFPNRWQLNTSLRYGLNNNLTDDFNQWAPSTVLKIPLNDRWAVHAEYFGIVTSNRDSSISQQYISFGGHVLLTPNFELGGRFGFGLNEQTASFFNNIGFGCRF
- a CDS encoding outer membrane beta-barrel protein, with translation MPSFMRRMPAIFVAGFCSFILAGAATASQDFAGEIPPEPAAVADVIEDGVIMPPNEDDNAWQDGAVESEPIGVGTFSGAGEALEYDGCTIGDGCATPRCPKRCQCAKCQIKAGGDPYNRLIPQSGPIRVRGWVDGGILGNTSNPDSHFNGPYNATEVDNGQLNQLYLIADRPMAADGSWTYGGRFDLLYGGDYNLAQSTGLEVSPNGTPRWNSNEFDGLALPQAYAEIGTKNTSIKGGHFYTVVGYEGVQSPTNFFYSHAYSYMFAGPFTNWGGMLNAVRGNWQLQAGIVNGWNNLVQQQNHGNFLGNLRYSGKAWWSSLAVITGDEFSNPGNLPNVTNAYTNRTRYSFIVDLQPTSRLEYVFHQWLGSQAQGAPGGGTALWYGIDQYLYYKLADKWRIGTRIEWFRDQSGTRVGLTEQSNPNKVPLPGNFASWTWGVNWTPMNNVMLRPEIRWDSYRGPAKPFDDGLRTYQFLVGMDAILQF
- a CDS encoding alpha/beta hydrolase, whose translation is MKKFFLLSTVCSCLCLLAASHADAAGYAYERQQDVIYGRKFGMALTMDVFTPKESNGAAVVLVMSGGWVSSKDQIQPIFVFDLMKRGYTVFAVVHGSQPKFTIPECVADLHRAVRYIRTKADDFQIDPNRIGISGASAGGHLSLMMGCAGETGNPKAKDPVDRASSRVQAVACFFPPTDFLNYGKLGEKVLGIEPNHQFKAPFDFHEQEAGTKLFKPVDMETRERIVKEISPIYYVTKDDPPVLIIHGDADELVPLQQSELMVAKLKETGVPVELVVKKGGGHGWPTILADFVTLGEWFDKYLKAPVAAEAQAAK
- a CDS encoding efflux RND transporter periplasmic adaptor subunit, translating into MRGTRTAAAALALLLSVSLTGCGRHAKSDAEVISDIPTVKLVHAESRDLSRAVGQPSFIDSYEQTAIYAKLPAYIQKWNSDIGDRVKEGDLLATLYIPELEQEWNLKKAQVTMDTALVAQAKRLVDVAAGNLKAADAKILETRADVGKFEALVKRWDSEVGRQVKMVDERVLDQQILGESRRQFESSVASKDAADAAVQTAEAIDVARAADLEKSKVDVEVADARLSVAKADAERVAALYSYTKLIAPYPSIVVLRNANTGDFVLPATGDPSASGRTIDQSAARGTPIYVLARTDVVRIYVDVPESEANYIVSEVDKKAGDPRPLSKASVRIAAFQNDDIPATVTRSSWALNMKSRTLRAEIDLHNPDARLLPGMYAYGTVMIERPKTMSLPQSTIVENGNQQCCFLYIDGKSVRTPLQIGLRAGDLVEVLKKQHAGAWVDFDTKDQVIEGDLTELVDGGEVKIATAK